The nucleotide sequence GCTGCGTTACACTCGTCACCGTGGCGAAGACGCTGGCGAACTCGATCGGCGGGACCGTGAGGCAGCGCGCCGAGCGCGAGCTTCGGGACCGCATCCTCACCGGCGCCCTGCGGCCGGGCGCCCGCCTCGATCTGGACGAGATCTCCGCCGAGTTCGGCATCAGCCGCACCCCGGTGCGCGAGGCCCTGCTCGAACTCTCGTTCCAGGGCCTCGTCGAGATCGCGCCGCGCAGCGGCGTGAAGGTGATCGGCGTCTCCCCCGAGGCGACCGTCGACAACTTCGCGATTCTCGCCACACTGAGCGGCAAGGCCGCCGAGTGGGCCGCGGACCGGATCACCCCGGACGACATCGCCCGCCTCGAAGAGCTGGCCTCCGCCCGCGACTCGGCCGCTCAGGACCACGGCCTGGTCGACCTGAACTGGCGGTTCCACCGCATCATCAACGAGGCTTCCCGGTCACCGCACCTGCTGTCGCTGATCCGGCAGGCCGTGCGGCTGATCCCCTCCAACTACCTGGAGGTGATCCCGATGCACGACCAATCGGGCGAGCACGACGAGCTGCTGCGCGCACTCCGCGACGGCCGAGCGCGCCAGGCCAGGGACGTCGCCGAGCGGCACGTGCTCTCGGCGGGGGTGTCCCTCGCGGAATGGCTGTCGGAGAACCCCGGCACCGCGGAGTGACGGGACGCGGCTGCCGTCAGCCGAACACGCGCCGGTCCGCGGGAGCGAAGAACCGGTCGACGGCCTCGTCGCCGACCTCGGCCAACGTCGCCGGCGACCACTTCGGGTCGCGGTCCTTGTCGACGATCCGCGCGCGGATGCCCTCGATGAGGTCCGCGGTGCGCAGGCAGGCCGTGGAGATGCGGTACTCCTGCTCCAACGCGTCCTCCAGCGTGGGTAGTTCGGCCGCGGACGGCAGCGCGCGGAACGCGACCTTGACACACGTCGGGGAGTTGCCCTCGATCTCCTTGGCCGCCGACGACGCCGCCTCGCCCGCGTCGCGGAGCCGGACCAGCACCTCCTCGACGGTCGGCGCCGCGTAGCAGGCGTCGACCCACGCGGCGTCCTCGGCCAGGCGGCTCGGGGGCGCGGCCTCGGCGTGCGCGCGCACGGCCGCCGACACGTCGCCGTCGGCGCACGCGCGCAGCAGGTCCGGGAGGCGGTCGGACGGGACAAAGTGGTCGGCGAATCCGCAGTGGATCGCGTCGCCCGCGTCCATGGCGTACGCGGTGAGCGCGATGTGCGTGCCGAGCAGTCCGGGCGCCCGGCCCAGCAGCCTGCTGCCGCCGACGTCGGGGACCAGCCCGATGCCGACCTCGGGCATCCCCAGTCGGGTCCGCTCGGTGACCACGCGCACCGAACCGTGCGCGGAGATGCCGACGCCGCCGCCCATCACGATGCCGTCCATGAGCGCGACATACGGCTTGGGATAGCGGGCGATCCGCGCGTTGAGCCGGTACTCGTCCACCCAGAAGACCGGGGTCGCGGTGCCGTCCCCGAGCGCGTCGTCGCGGAAGGCGCGGATGTCGCCGCCCGCGCAGAGCCCCCGCTCGCCGGCCCCGTCGACCACGACCGCGCGTACCGCGTCGTCGTCGGCCCAGGCCGCCAGCGCGCGGTCCATCGCGCGCACCATGGGGTGCGACAACGCGTTGATGGCCCGCGGACGGTCGAGGGTGATGCGGCCGATCCCGTGCTCGACCCTGGCCACGACGTTGCTCGGGAGGCCGCTCATGACGCGGTCCGCGGCCGGCCGGGCGAGACGATGGCGTGCATGAGGGCGGCGGCTCCTTCACTGACCGGATGGACCCACAGGCCCCGGACGATCTTCTCCACCGCGTATTCGACCAGACGGGCGAACGCGCCGCGCAGCCGCCCCGCGCCCCGCGAGGCCCGTCATGGCCCGCCTTCGCTCGTCCGTACCGGCCCAGGACCACGACGCGAGTGCCGCGAACGGCCGAACGCCGCCGTGCCCCGCCACGCCCGGCGGGAATACCCGGTGTCGGCCGCCCACTTGACCGTGAGCATGACCGAGACACCGTTCAACCCGCGCACGCTGCTCGCCGACAGCCGGCTCGGAGTCCTCGCGACCCTCAAATCGGACGGCCGGCCGCAGCTGTCGCCCGTCCTGCCCTTCTACGACGGCGAGGCGGGCCTGCTCTACGTCTCGATGACCGAGGGCCGCGCCAAGACCGCG is from Yinghuangia sp. ASG 101 and encodes:
- a CDS encoding enoyl-CoA hydratase/isomerase family protein translates to MSGLPSNVVARVEHGIGRITLDRPRAINALSHPMVRAMDRALAAWADDDAVRAVVVDGAGERGLCAGGDIRAFRDDALGDGTATPVFWVDEYRLNARIARYPKPYVALMDGIVMGGGVGISAHGSVRVVTERTRLGMPEVGIGLVPDVGGSRLLGRAPGLLGTHIALTAYAMDAGDAIHCGFADHFVPSDRLPDLLRACADGDVSAAVRAHAEAAPPSRLAEDAAWVDACYAAPTVEEVLVRLRDAGEAASSAAKEIEGNSPTCVKVAFRALPSAAELPTLEDALEQEYRISTACLRTADLIEGIRARIVDKDRDPKWSPATLAEVGDEAVDRFFAPADRRVFG
- a CDS encoding GntR family transcriptional regulator, with translation MAKTLANSIGGTVRQRAERELRDRILTGALRPGARLDLDEISAEFGISRTPVREALLELSFQGLVEIAPRSGVKVIGVSPEATVDNFAILATLSGKAAEWAADRITPDDIARLEELASARDSAAQDHGLVDLNWRFHRIINEASRSPHLLSLIRQAVRLIPSNYLEVIPMHDQSGEHDELLRALRDGRARQARDVAERHVLSAGVSLAEWLSENPGTAE